Proteins from one Gibbsiella quercinecans genomic window:
- the rnc gene encoding ribonuclease III — MNPIVINRLQRKLGYTFQQHELLLQALTHRSASSKHNERLEFLGDSILSFVIANALYHRFPRVDEGDMSRMRATLVRGNTLAEMAREFDLGECLRLGPGELKSGGFRRESILADTVEALIGGVFLDSDIQTVERLILDWYRSRLDEISPGDKQKDPKTRLQEFLQGRHLPLPAYLVVQVRGEAHDQEFTIHCQVSGLSEPVVGTGSSRRKAEQAAAEQALKKLELE; from the coding sequence ATGAACCCCATCGTAATTAACAGGCTGCAGCGGAAGCTGGGCTATACTTTTCAACAGCACGAGCTTTTGCTGCAAGCGTTGACTCACCGCAGTGCCAGCAGCAAGCACAATGAACGTCTTGAGTTTCTGGGCGACTCCATCCTCAGTTTTGTCATCGCCAATGCGCTCTATCATCGTTTCCCCCGGGTTGACGAAGGGGACATGAGCAGAATGCGTGCGACGCTGGTGCGTGGTAATACGCTGGCGGAAATGGCGCGAGAATTCGATCTGGGTGAATGTTTGCGCCTGGGGCCGGGGGAATTAAAAAGCGGTGGTTTTCGCCGTGAATCGATCCTGGCCGATACGGTAGAAGCGCTGATCGGCGGCGTATTTTTGGACAGCGATATTCAAACCGTTGAGCGGTTGATCCTGGACTGGTATCGCAGCCGGCTGGATGAAATCAGCCCCGGTGATAAGCAGAAAGACCCGAAAACCCGTTTGCAGGAGTTCCTGCAGGGCCGGCATCTGCCATTACCGGCTTATCTGGTGGTGCAAGTCCGTGGTGAGGCGCACGATCAGGAATTTACCATCCATTGCCAGGTGAGTGGGTTAAGCGAGCCCGTAGTAGGTACGGGTTCAAGCCGTCGCAAAGCCGAACAGGCCGCGGCGGAACAGGCGCTGAAAAAGCTGGAGCTTGAATGA
- the rseA gene encoding anti-sigma-E factor RseA, whose amino-acid sequence MQKEKLSALMDGESLDNELLSSLSKDRALQQSWQSYHLIRDTMRGDIGQVIHFDIAERVAAALEKEPARLVPSAIPESQPQPETWQKLPFWHKVRPWASQLTQVGVAACVSLAVIVGVQQYNQPAAHSEAAETPAFNTLPIMGQPSPVSLGVPSEGLAVGSGQQQQVQEQRRRINAMLQDYELQRRLHSGDLQLEQSNPQQAAIQVPGTQSLGMQQQ is encoded by the coding sequence ATGCAGAAAGAAAAGCTTTCCGCTCTGATGGATGGGGAATCGCTCGATAATGAACTGCTGAGTTCATTGTCTAAAGATCGTGCGCTTCAACAAAGCTGGCAGAGCTATCACCTGATACGTGACACGATGCGGGGTGATATCGGGCAAGTAATTCATTTCGATATCGCAGAACGTGTGGCTGCAGCGCTGGAGAAAGAGCCGGCTCGTTTGGTTCCTTCAGCTATTCCCGAGTCTCAACCCCAGCCCGAAACCTGGCAAAAACTGCCGTTTTGGCACAAGGTTCGCCCGTGGGCCAGCCAGCTCACTCAGGTGGGCGTTGCCGCCTGTGTTTCTCTGGCGGTGATTGTTGGGGTTCAGCAGTACAACCAGCCGGCCGCGCACTCCGAGGCGGCTGAAACGCCGGCGTTCAATACGTTGCCGATCATGGGGCAACCTTCACCGGTCAGCCTTGGCGTGCCGTCTGAAGGCCTGGCGGTGGGCAGCGGCCAACAGCAGCAGGTGCAGGAACAGCGCCGGCGTATCAACGCAATGCTGCAGGATTATGAATTGCAACGCCGCCTGCATTCTGGCGATCTGCAGCTTGAACAAAGCAATCCGCAGCAGGCCGCCATTCAGGTTCCAGGCACCCAGTCCTTAGGAATGCAGCAGCAGTAA
- the acpS gene encoding holo-ACP synthase: protein MAVLGLGTDIVEIARIEAVVARSGDRLARRVLNQAEWALFLQHQQPVRFLAKRFAVKEAAAKAFGTGIRNGLAFNQFEVFNDALGKPNIRLHARAAELAQQMGITSIHVSLADERRYACATVIIEG from the coding sequence ATGGCTGTGCTGGGGCTGGGCACCGACATCGTTGAAATCGCGCGCATCGAGGCAGTGGTGGCGCGCAGCGGCGATCGTCTGGCGCGGCGCGTGCTCAATCAGGCGGAGTGGGCGCTGTTTCTGCAACATCAGCAACCGGTGCGCTTTTTAGCCAAGCGTTTTGCGGTCAAGGAAGCGGCGGCGAAAGCGTTCGGCACCGGCATCCGCAATGGTCTGGCCTTCAATCAGTTCGAAGTGTTCAACGACGCGCTCGGTAAACCCAACATTCGCTTGCACGCGCGCGCAGCCGAGCTGGCGCAGCAAATGGGCATCACGTCGATTCATGTATCACTGGCGGATGAACGCCGCTACGCCTGCGCGACGGTGATTATCGAAGGCTAA
- a CDS encoding ParD-like family protein: protein MATSIRLDDDFVSDVKVYADASSRSIPKQIEHWARIGRIAEDNPDLPFSFISEVLLAQSEIKNNKVKRYVRRTERKRG from the coding sequence ATGGCAACCAGCATCCGCTTAGACGACGACTTTGTAAGTGATGTTAAGGTTTATGCTGACGCTTCCAGTAGGAGCATTCCGAAGCAGATTGAACATTGGGCTAGAATTGGCCGTATAGCCGAGGATAACCCCGATTTACCATTCAGTTTCATCAGCGAAGTCTTGCTTGCACAAAGCGAAATCAAGAACAACAAGGTAAAGCGTTATGTCAGAAGGACAGAACGAAAGAGAGGTTGA
- the lepB gene encoding signal peptidase I, whose translation MANMFALILAVATLVTGIIWCFERFKWAPARREKIAALNAQTAGVVDDNTLAKAAKQPGWVETGASVFPVLLLVFVVRSFIYEPFQIPSGSMMPTLLIGDFILVEKFAYGIKDPITQTTLIPTGHPKRGDIAVFKYPLDPKLDYIKRVVGLPGDRVTYDPVNKRVTVQPSCNSGQSCDTAVAVTYSNAQPSDFVQMFSRSGMGEASNGFYQIPTSDAVPQGGIRLRERQETLGDVTHRILAVPGVQDQIGAYYQQPGQQLAEWVVPAGHYFMMGDNRDNSADSRYWGFVPEKNLVGKATAIWMSFEKQEGEWPTGVRFSRIGGIH comes from the coding sequence ATGGCGAATATGTTTGCCCTGATCCTGGCGGTCGCAACGTTGGTGACCGGGATCATCTGGTGCTTCGAGCGCTTTAAATGGGCGCCGGCGCGGCGCGAGAAAATCGCGGCGCTGAATGCACAGACTGCGGGCGTGGTAGACGACAACACGTTGGCGAAGGCCGCCAAGCAGCCGGGTTGGGTTGAAACCGGCGCATCGGTGTTCCCGGTGCTGTTGCTGGTATTTGTGGTGCGTTCATTTATTTATGAACCTTTCCAGATCCCGTCCGGTTCAATGATGCCGACGCTGCTGATTGGCGATTTTATTCTGGTGGAGAAATTCGCCTACGGTATTAAAGATCCGATTACCCAGACCACGTTGATTCCAACCGGCCACCCGAAACGCGGCGATATCGCCGTATTTAAATATCCGCTTGATCCTAAGCTCGACTATATTAAGCGCGTGGTCGGCCTGCCGGGCGATCGCGTAACTTATGATCCGGTCAACAAACGTGTGACGGTGCAGCCTTCCTGCAATAGCGGGCAGTCTTGCGATACCGCAGTGGCAGTCACCTACAGCAATGCGCAGCCCAGTGACTTTGTGCAGATGTTCAGCCGCAGCGGCATGGGCGAAGCCAGCAACGGTTTTTATCAGATCCCGACCAGCGATGCCGTTCCTCAGGGGGGCATCCGCCTGCGTGAGCGCCAGGAAACGCTGGGCGACGTTACCCACCGCATTCTAGCGGTACCGGGCGTTCAGGATCAGATCGGCGCTTATTACCAGCAGCCCGGGCAGCAACTGGCGGAGTGGGTGGTGCCGGCGGGCCATTATTTTATGATGGGTGATAACCGCGATAACAGCGCCGACAGCCGTTACTGGGGCTTTGTGCCGGAGAAAAATCTGGTGGGTAAAGCCACGGCAATCTGGATGAGTTTTGAAAAACAAGAAGGTGAATGGCCTACCGGCGTAAGGTTTAGCCGTATCGGTGGAATTCATTAA
- a CDS encoding type II toxin-antitoxin system RelE/ParE family toxin has translation MSEGQNEREVDVYQSRRFEKTIDKLPEPLQEIVEDEIDVIIANPEIGEQKKGDLSFLRVHKFQLNNRLTLLGYSWVEDKLELYLLSVGPHENFYQDQKTHRKVDLKLIG, from the coding sequence ATGTCAGAAGGACAGAACGAAAGAGAGGTTGATGTTTATCAGAGCCGCCGCTTTGAAAAGACCATTGATAAACTTCCTGAACCCTTGCAAGAAATCGTTGAAGATGAAATCGATGTGATAATTGCAAACCCTGAAATTGGTGAACAAAAGAAAGGCGACTTGTCATTTCTGCGTGTTCATAAATTTCAGCTGAACAACCGCTTAACTCTTCTTGGTTACAGCTGGGTGGAGGATAAATTGGAGCTTTACTTACTTAGTGTGGGGCCTCATGAAAACTTCTACCAAGACCAAAAGACACACCGAAAAGTTGATTTGAAGCTTATCGGGTGA
- the era gene encoding GTPase Era, producing MSEEKQYCGFIAIVGRPNVGKSTLLNQLLGQKVSITSRKPQTTRHRIMGIDTDGPYQAIYVDTPGLHIEEKRAINRLMNRAASSSIGDVELVIFVVEGTNWTDDDDMVINKLRSLKCPVLLAINKVDNVTDKGKLLPHIAFLSQQMNFLDVVPISAEKGMNVDTIAAIVRKQLPEAEHHFPDDYITDRSQRFMASEIIREKLMRFLGEELPYSVTVEIEQFVANDRGGYDVHGLILVEREGQKKMVIGNKGSKIKTIGIEARQDMEQMFEAKVHLELWVKVKSGWADDERALRSLGYVDDLK from the coding sequence ATGAGCGAAGAGAAGCAATACTGCGGGTTTATCGCGATCGTTGGCCGGCCAAACGTGGGCAAGTCCACGTTGTTGAACCAACTGCTGGGGCAAAAAGTCTCCATTACGTCGCGTAAGCCGCAAACCACGCGCCACCGAATCATGGGCATCGATACCGATGGGCCATACCAGGCCATCTACGTGGATACCCCCGGGCTGCATATCGAAGAAAAGCGTGCCATCAACCGGCTGATGAACCGTGCGGCGAGCAGCTCCATCGGCGATGTCGAGCTGGTGATCTTCGTCGTGGAAGGCACCAACTGGACTGACGACGATGACATGGTGATCAACAAGCTGCGCAGCCTGAAATGCCCGGTGCTGTTGGCGATCAACAAAGTCGATAACGTCACCGATAAAGGCAAGCTGTTGCCGCATATCGCGTTTCTCAGCCAGCAGATGAATTTCCTCGATGTAGTGCCAATCTCTGCGGAAAAAGGCATGAACGTGGACACCATCGCCGCTATCGTGCGCAAACAGCTGCCGGAAGCGGAGCACCACTTCCCGGACGACTACATCACCGATCGTTCCCAGCGCTTTATGGCCTCGGAAATCATTCGTGAAAAACTGATGCGTTTCCTCGGTGAAGAGCTGCCTTATTCCGTGACGGTCGAGATCGAGCAGTTTGTCGCCAACGATCGCGGTGGTTATGACGTGCACGGCCTGATTCTGGTTGAGCGTGAAGGCCAGAAGAAAATGGTGATCGGCAATAAAGGCAGCAAGATCAAAACCATCGGTATTGAAGCGCGCCAGGATATGGAACAGATGTTCGAAGCCAAAGTGCATCTGGAGCTGTGGGTGAAAGTGAAATCCGGCTGGGCTGATGACGAACGCGCATTGCGTAGCCTGGGTTATGTTGACGATCTGAAGTAA
- the rseC gene encoding SoxR-reducing system protein RseC — MMKEWATVISWQQGVAVLRCEPKAGGCGSCHARTGCGARALNELAPETQHQLQVHIAQPVVPGQRIEVGIAEGSLLRSAMLVYLAPLLGILLGAAMLQWLMGSDSAALLGALVGGGGAFLVVRRLAGRLSAQASYQPVVLQIGLPPGAMREPPEQHSPL, encoded by the coding sequence ATGATGAAAGAATGGGCCACGGTCATCTCGTGGCAGCAGGGCGTAGCGGTGCTGCGCTGTGAGCCCAAAGCCGGCGGCTGCGGCAGTTGCCACGCTCGCACCGGCTGCGGCGCCCGCGCCCTGAACGAACTGGCGCCCGAGACGCAGCATCAACTGCAGGTGCACATTGCCCAGCCGGTGGTGCCGGGCCAGCGTATTGAGGTGGGGATCGCCGAAGGCAGCCTGCTGCGCTCCGCCATGCTGGTGTATCTGGCGCCGCTGCTGGGGATCCTCTTAGGTGCCGCTATGCTGCAATGGCTGATGGGCAGCGACAGCGCTGCGCTGCTTGGCGCCTTAGTAGGCGGCGGCGGGGCCTTTCTCGTGGTGCGCCGCCTGGCTGGCCGTTTGAGCGCCCAGGCGAGTTACCAACCGGTGGTGCTGCAAATTGGTCTGCCGCCTGGCGCAATGCGCGAGCCGCCGGAACAACATTCCCCGCTGTAA
- a CDS encoding MurR/RpiR family transcriptional regulator, translating to MNTLLRIRQLYPTLAQNDRKLADFLLHNTEQVCHISSQKLADLIGVSQSAVVKFAQKMGYKGFPALKLALNETLAHAPAETVVPVHNQILSSDALKTVGEKLLAEKQAALRATLDINSEDRLAQALEMLRQARRIILVGVGASSLVAKDFCFKLLKIGVMATAEADTHVQLAAVQAMEKQDLLVAISFSGARREVNLAAEEARLAGASVLALTSFTPNALQQRADHCLYTIAEEPNTRSAAISSSTAQFALTDLLFMALIQHDPDHARDRIRHSEQLMKKLV from the coding sequence ATGAATACCTTACTGCGCATTCGCCAACTGTACCCAACGTTGGCGCAGAACGATCGCAAACTGGCGGACTTTCTTTTGCACAATACCGAGCAGGTTTGCCATATCAGTTCGCAAAAGCTGGCCGATCTCATCGGAGTGAGCCAGTCAGCGGTGGTGAAATTCGCCCAAAAAATGGGCTACAAAGGCTTCCCGGCGCTGAAACTGGCGCTCAATGAAACCCTGGCCCATGCGCCAGCAGAGACGGTGGTGCCGGTGCACAACCAGATCCTCAGCAGTGACGCGCTGAAGACCGTGGGCGAAAAACTGCTGGCCGAAAAGCAGGCGGCGCTGCGTGCTACGCTTGATATCAACAGTGAGGATCGCCTGGCGCAAGCGCTGGAGATGCTGCGCCAGGCGCGGCGCATTATCCTGGTGGGCGTGGGCGCCTCCAGCCTGGTGGCCAAGGATTTTTGCTTCAAGCTGCTTAAAATCGGGGTGATGGCCACTGCCGAAGCGGATACCCACGTGCAGTTGGCCGCGGTGCAGGCGATGGAAAAACAGGATTTGCTGGTGGCGATTTCATTCAGCGGTGCGCGGCGGGAAGTGAATCTGGCGGCGGAAGAGGCGCGCCTTGCCGGCGCCAGCGTGCTGGCGTTAACCAGCTTTACCCCCAACGCCCTGCAGCAGCGGGCCGATCACTGCCTGTATACCATTGCCGAAGAGCCCAATACCCGCAGCGCAGCGATCTCTTCCAGCACGGCGCAGTTCGCGCTGACCGATCTGCTCTTCATGGCGCTGATCCAGCACGATCCCGATCACGCGCGCGATCGCATCCGCCACAGCGAACAATTGATGAAAAAATTGGTATAA
- the lepA gene encoding translation elongation factor 4: MKHIRNFSIIAHIDHGKSTLSDRIIQICGGLADREMAAQVLDSMDLERERGITIKAQSVTLDYKAPDGQIYQLNFIDTPGHVDFSYEVSRSLAACEGALLVVDAGQGVEAQTLANCYTAIEMDLEVVPVLNKIDLPAADPERAAQEIEDIVGIDATDAVRCSAKTGVGVPEVLERLVRDIPPPEGDADAPLQALIIDSWFDNYLGVVSLVRIKNGTLRKGDKIKVMSTGQVYNADRLGIFTPKQVDRNILNCGEVGWLVCAIKDILGAPVGDTLTLARQPAEKALPGFKKVKPQVYAGLFPISSDDYESFRDALGKLSLNDASLFYEPESSTALGFGFRCGFLGLLHMEIIQERLEREYDLELITTAPTVVYEVQTTSKETVYVDSPSKLPPLNNIEELREPIAECHILVPQEYLGNVITLCVEKRGVQTNMVYHGNQVALTYEIPMAEVVLDFFDRLKSTSRGYASLDYNFKRFQASDMVRVDVLINGERVDALALITHRDNANYRGRELVEKMKELIPRQQFDIAIQAAIGNQVIARSTVKQLRKNVLAKCYGGDVSRKKKLLQKQKDGKKRMKQVGNVELPQEAFLAILHVGKDGK; the protein is encoded by the coding sequence ATGAAGCACATAAGAAACTTTTCCATTATTGCCCATATTGACCACGGTAAGTCGACGCTGTCTGACCGTATTATCCAGATTTGCGGCGGCCTGGCCGACCGTGAAATGGCTGCGCAGGTCCTTGACTCTATGGACCTGGAGCGTGAACGCGGCATCACCATCAAGGCGCAGAGCGTTACGCTGGACTACAAAGCGCCAGACGGCCAGATTTACCAACTGAACTTCATTGATACCCCGGGCCACGTTGACTTCTCTTATGAAGTTTCTCGCTCGCTGGCGGCTTGTGAAGGCGCGTTGCTGGTGGTGGATGCCGGGCAGGGCGTAGAAGCCCAGACGCTGGCCAACTGCTACACGGCGATCGAAATGGATTTGGAAGTTGTGCCGGTGCTGAATAAGATCGACCTGCCGGCGGCCGATCCAGAACGCGCAGCGCAGGAAATTGAAGATATCGTTGGTATCGATGCCACCGACGCTGTGCGCTGTTCGGCGAAAACCGGCGTGGGCGTGCCCGAAGTGCTGGAACGCCTGGTGCGTGATATTCCGCCGCCGGAAGGCGACGCCGATGCGCCGTTGCAGGCGCTGATCATCGACTCCTGGTTCGATAACTACCTGGGCGTGGTTTCGCTGGTGCGGATAAAAAACGGCACGCTGCGCAAAGGCGACAAAATCAAGGTGATGAGCACCGGCCAGGTGTATAACGCCGACCGTTTGGGCATCTTTACCCCGAAACAGGTCGACCGCAACATTCTGAACTGCGGTGAGGTGGGTTGGCTGGTCTGTGCGATCAAAGACATCCTCGGCGCGCCGGTGGGTGATACCCTCACGTTGGCCCGTCAGCCAGCGGAAAAGGCTCTGCCAGGCTTTAAGAAAGTGAAGCCGCAGGTGTATGCCGGCCTGTTCCCGATCAGCTCTGACGATTACGAAAGCTTCCGCGATGCGCTCGGCAAGCTAAGCCTTAACGATGCTTCCTTGTTCTATGAACCAGAAAGCTCGACGGCGCTGGGCTTTGGCTTCCGTTGTGGCTTCCTTGGCCTGCTGCACATGGAAATCATCCAGGAACGCCTGGAGCGCGAATACGATCTGGAACTGATCACCACGGCGCCGACGGTGGTGTACGAAGTGCAGACCACCAGCAAAGAGACTGTCTACGTCGATAGCCCCTCCAAGCTGCCGCCGCTGAATAACATTGAAGAGCTGCGCGAGCCGATCGCCGAGTGCCATATTTTGGTGCCGCAGGAATACCTGGGCAACGTCATCACGCTGTGTGTGGAAAAGCGTGGTGTGCAGACCAACATGGTTTACCATGGTAACCAGGTGGCGCTGACGTATGAAATCCCCATGGCGGAAGTGGTGCTCGATTTCTTTGATCGCCTGAAGTCAACGTCGCGCGGCTATGCATCGTTGGATTACAACTTCAAACGTTTCCAGGCTTCAGACATGGTGCGGGTTGACGTGCTGATCAACGGCGAGCGCGTGGATGCGTTGGCGCTGATCACTCACCGCGATAACGCGAACTACCGCGGGCGTGAGCTGGTGGAGAAGATGAAAGAGCTGATCCCGCGCCAGCAGTTTGATATCGCGATCCAGGCGGCTATCGGTAACCAGGTTATTGCCCGTTCCACGGTGAAACAGCTGCGTAAAAACGTGCTGGCCAAGTGCTACGGCGGTGACGTCAGCCGTAAGAAAAAGCTGCTGCAGAAACAGAAAGACGGTAAGAAACGCATGAAGCAGGTCGGTAACGTTGAGCTGCCGCAAGAAGCCTTCTTGGCAATCCTGCATGTTGGTAAAGACGGTAAGTAA
- the pdxJ gene encoding pyridoxine 5'-phosphate synthase — translation MADLLLGVNIDHIATLRNARGTQYPDPVQAAFIAEQAGADGITVHLREDRRHITDRDVRLLRQTIQTRMNLEMAVTDEMVEIAVELKPHFCCLVPEKREEVTTEGGLDVAGQLDKMAVAVARLAQAGIAVSLFIDPDARQIDAAVAVGAPFIEIHTGAYADAQGEQATQAELARIVEAARYAASKGLKVNAGHGLTYHNVQPIAALPEMHELNIGHAIIGQAVMSGLPVAVAQMKQLMREARR, via the coding sequence ATGGCTGATTTATTGCTCGGCGTTAACATCGATCATATCGCCACGTTACGTAACGCGCGCGGAACCCAATACCCGGATCCAGTTCAGGCGGCATTTATTGCCGAGCAGGCCGGCGCGGACGGCATTACGGTGCACCTGCGTGAAGACCGCCGCCATATTACCGATCGCGACGTGCGCCTGCTGCGCCAAACTATCCAGACGCGCATGAATCTGGAAATGGCGGTGACGGATGAAATGGTGGAGATTGCCGTTGAGCTTAAGCCGCACTTCTGCTGCCTGGTGCCCGAAAAACGCGAAGAGGTCACCACCGAGGGCGGCCTGGATGTCGCCGGCCAGTTGGATAAAATGGCGGTGGCCGTGGCACGCCTGGCGCAGGCGGGGATTGCGGTTTCTTTGTTTATCGATCCTGACGCGCGCCAGATTGATGCCGCGGTCGCCGTCGGCGCGCCGTTTATCGAAATCCACACCGGCGCCTATGCCGATGCGCAGGGCGAACAGGCCACCCAGGCTGAACTGGCGCGCATTGTTGAAGCGGCGCGCTACGCCGCCAGCAAAGGGCTGAAAGTGAATGCCGGCCATGGCCTGACCTACCATAACGTGCAGCCGATCGCTGCGCTGCCGGAAATGCATGAGCTGAATATCGGCCACGCGATTATCGGCCAAGCGGTAATGAGCGGCCTGCCGGTTGCGGTGGCGCAGATGAAGCAACTGATGCGGGAAGCCCGCCGCTGA
- the rseB gene encoding sigma-E factor regulatory protein RseB produces MKQLWFSVCLLAGSLFYSSIAPAQDTPGAMLQQMNSASRTLNYELAYISISKLGIESLRYRYALIDQQPLAQLLHMDGPRREVLQRGKGISYFEPGLEPFTLPGDHIVDALPGIVYSDFNRLAKYYDFLSVGRTRIADRPCEVVRVVARDGSRYSYLVWIDEDTKLPLRVDLLDRDGETLEQYRVISFVVGSDVQNVMRGLLKANLPPVLSPPAAATAKLGWAVGWLPAGVDEVATTRHSLPNVAVPVESRLYSDGLFSFSVNVSPAASGSAPQYYRQGRRTIQIEVRNGHEITIIGELPTPTAKRIADSITFKVAP; encoded by the coding sequence ATGAAGCAACTTTGGTTCTCCGTCTGTCTCTTGGCGGGTAGCCTGTTCTACTCAAGCATCGCCCCGGCGCAAGATACGCCCGGGGCGATGTTACAACAGATGAACAGCGCCAGCCGCACGCTCAATTATGAACTCGCCTATATCAGCATCAGTAAGCTGGGGATTGAATCCCTGCGCTATCGCTATGCGTTGATTGATCAACAGCCGCTTGCCCAGCTATTGCATATGGATGGCCCGCGCCGTGAAGTGTTGCAGCGGGGCAAGGGCATCAGTTATTTTGAGCCCGGTTTAGAGCCGTTCACCCTGCCTGGGGATCATATCGTCGATGCGCTGCCGGGCATCGTTTATAGCGATTTCAACCGCCTGGCGAAATATTACGACTTTCTCTCCGTGGGCCGTACCCGTATTGCCGATCGCCCGTGCGAAGTGGTTCGCGTCGTGGCCCGTGATGGTTCACGCTACAGTTACCTGGTGTGGATTGATGAAGACACCAAGCTGCCGCTGCGGGTCGATTTGCTTGATCGCGATGGTGAAACGCTGGAACAATACCGGGTCATTTCCTTCGTGGTCGGCAGCGACGTGCAGAACGTGATGCGCGGGTTGCTCAAAGCCAACCTGCCGCCGGTGTTATCGCCACCGGCGGCCGCCACCGCTAAACTGGGGTGGGCCGTGGGTTGGTTGCCGGCTGGCGTTGATGAGGTGGCGACCACTCGCCACTCGCTGCCTAACGTGGCGGTGCCGGTGGAATCACGGCTCTATAGCGATGGTTTGTTTAGTTTCTCGGTGAATGTCAGCCCGGCGGCGAGCGGCAGCGCTCCGCAGTATTACCGCCAGGGGCGGCGTACTATCCAGATTGAGGTGCGCAATGGCCATGAGATCACGATTATTGGCGAGTTGCCAACGCCAACGGCCAAACGCATTGCAGACAGTATTACGTTTAAGGTAGCTCCCTAA
- the recO gene encoding DNA repair protein RecO, which yields MDGWERAFVLHGRPYSETSLMLDLFTEGHGRVRLLAKGARSRRSNLKGSLQPFTPLLVRWGGRGEIQTLRGAEAVSLGLPLSGMMLYSGLYVNELLSRVLEQEANYSVLFFDYLQCLQALAGEDSSPEHALRQFELALLHHLGYGVDFLHCAGSGQPVDDGMTYRYREEKGFIASLVVDHYSFTGRELRALAQRQFPDAETLRAAKRFTRIALKPYLGGKPLKSRELFRQFVRKASPPPVDDA from the coding sequence ATGGATGGCTGGGAGCGCGCTTTCGTCCTGCATGGGCGGCCGTACAGTGAAACCAGCCTGATGCTGGATCTGTTCACGGAAGGGCATGGCCGGGTGCGTTTACTGGCCAAAGGCGCGCGCAGCCGCCGTTCTAATCTGAAGGGCTCGCTGCAGCCCTTTACGCCACTGCTGGTGCGCTGGGGCGGGCGTGGCGAAATCCAAACGCTGCGCGGCGCAGAGGCCGTCTCTCTTGGTTTGCCGCTCAGCGGCATGATGCTCTACAGCGGCCTGTATGTGAACGAGCTGTTGTCGCGCGTGCTGGAGCAGGAAGCCAACTACTCAGTGCTGTTTTTCGATTACCTGCAGTGTTTGCAGGCGCTGGCCGGCGAGGACAGCTCGCCGGAGCACGCCCTGCGCCAGTTTGAGTTGGCGCTGTTGCATCACCTGGGGTACGGCGTTGATTTCCTGCACTGCGCCGGCAGCGGCCAGCCTGTCGATGACGGCATGACCTACCGCTACCGCGAAGAAAAGGGCTTTATCGCCAGTCTGGTGGTGGATCACTACAGCTTCACCGGCCGCGAGCTGCGGGCGCTGGCGCAGCGCCAGTTTCCTGACGCCGAGACGCTGCGCGCCGCCAAACGCTTTACCCGCATCGCGCTGAAACCCTACCTGGGCGGCAAACCGTTGAAAAGCCGCGAGCTGTTCCGCCAGTTCGTGCGCAAAGCCTCCCCACCTCCGGTCGACGACGCCTAG
- a CDS encoding YfhL family 4Fe-4S dicluster ferredoxin, with protein MALLITKRCINCDMCEPECPNQAISMGDNIYQIDSDRCTECAGHYDTPTCQQVCPIDNTIITDPQRVESQEQLWEKFVVLHHADRL; from the coding sequence ATGGCGTTACTAATAACAAAGCGGTGCATCAACTGCGATATGTGCGAACCAGAGTGCCCTAATCAGGCCATCTCAATGGGGGACAATATTTACCAGATAGACAGCGACCGCTGCACGGAATGCGCCGGCCATTATGATACCCCGACCTGCCAGCAGGTTTGCCCCATCGATAACACCATCATTACCGATCCGCAGCGGGTGGAAAGCCAGGAACAGCTGTGGGAAAAGTTCGTGGTGCTGCACCACGCCGACCGGCTGTAA